GGAAACTTGGTTCCTTATCCTTTTCACAATCTCCATTTCTCTTCTTCTCAAAGCTTTCTTCAACCTTTTCTCATCTTCCAAAAAACCTCCCTACACCCTTCCACCATCACCTTCCACTTTCCCCATCATCGGCAACTTCTTATGGGTCCGCAAATCCTTCTTTCAAATCGAACAAAGCCTCCGCCGCTTCAGCCGAAGCCTTGGCCCTATGGTCACTCTTTATATCGGTCCTCGTCCTTCCATCTTTGTCTTCGATCGTTCCCTTACTCACCAAGCTTTAATCCAAAGCGGTTCCCTGTTTTCAGACCGACCCAAATCTCTCCCTGCTAACAAGATCATGAACAGCAACCAACATAACATCAGTTCCGGTTCCTACGGTCCGAACTGGCGGCTGTTTCGTCGGAACTTGACTTCGGAGATCCTCCATCCCTCGCGTGTGAAGTCGTATTCTCATGCTCGTAAATGGGTTTTGGATATTCTTTTTGATGGTTTACAGGAAAAGGCTAAAAGTGGAGAATCAGTTGAGGTTTTGGTTCAGTTTCAATATGCTATGTTATCTTTGTTggttttaatgtgttttggtGATAAACTTAGCCAACAACAGATTAAAGAGATTGGGGATCTTCAACGAAGGGTGTTTACTGGTTTTGGGAGATTCAATGTGCTTAACTTATGGCCTAGAGTGACCAAGATTTTACTTCGTAAGAAATGGGATCAATTGTTTAAGCTACGCAAGGATCTTGAAGACGCATATATCCCTTTGATaagagcaagaaagaaagctaaagATGAGAGATTGAGTAACAAGGGAAGTGATGATTATGTGTTGGCATATGTTGACACTTTGTTGGATTTGGAATTACCAGAGGAGAAAAGGAAACTTGATGAAGCTGAAATGGTCACTTTGGCCTCTGAGTTCATCAATGCTGGTACTGATACAACCTCCACAGCTTTACAGTGGGTAATGGCAAATTTGGTGAAATACCCTCATATTCAAGATAGATTATTGGTTGAAATCAAAGGTGTTGCGGGAGATAGTGTTGAAGAAATCAAAGAAGAGGATTTACAAAAGATGCCTTTTTTGAGAGCAGTGATTTTGGAAGGGCTAAGAAGGCACCCACCAGCACACTTCGTGGTGCCTCATTGTGTGACAGAAGACACTGTCTTGGGAGGATATTTGATCCCCAAGAATTCAACTATCAATTTCATGGTGGCAGATATGGGGTGGGATCCAAAGGTGTGGGAGGATCCAATGGCATTTAAGCCTGAGAGGTTCATTAACAATGCTGGTGGGGGGGAAGTGTTTGATATAACAGGGAGTAGGGAGATTAAGATGATGCCATTTGGAGTTGGGAGAAGAATATGCCCTGGACTAGGCTTGGCATTGCTTCATCTTGAGTATTTTGTGGCTAATTTGATTTGGAAATTTGAATGGAAAGCCACGGATGGAGATGATATCAGCTTGGAGGAGAAGCAAGAGTTCACCATTGTGATGAAGACTCCATTGATGGCCCACATCTCACCAAGGAAGAGC
This is a stretch of genomic DNA from Gossypium arboreum isolate Shixiya-1 chromosome 11, ASM2569848v2, whole genome shotgun sequence. It encodes these proteins:
- the LOC108470482 gene encoding cytochrome P450 89A2-like codes for the protein METWFLILFTISISLLLKAFFNLFSSSKKPPYTLPPSPSTFPIIGNFLWVRKSFFQIEQSLRRFSRSLGPMVTLYIGPRPSIFVFDRSLTHQALIQSGSLFSDRPKSLPANKIMNSNQHNISSGSYGPNWRLFRRNLTSEILHPSRVKSYSHARKWVLDILFDGLQEKAKSGESVEVLVQFQYAMLSLLVLMCFGDKLSQQQIKEIGDLQRRVFTGFGRFNVLNLWPRVTKILLRKKWDQLFKLRKDLEDAYIPLIRARKKAKDERLSNKGSDDYVLAYVDTLLDLELPEEKRKLDEAEMVTLASEFINAGTDTTSTALQWVMANLVKYPHIQDRLLVEIKGVAGDSVEEIKEEDLQKMPFLRAVILEGLRRHPPAHFVVPHCVTEDTVLGGYLIPKNSTINFMVADMGWDPKVWEDPMAFKPERFINNAGGGEVFDITGSREIKMMPFGVGRRICPGLGLALLHLEYFVANLIWKFEWKATDGDDISLEEKQEFTIVMKTPLMAHISPRKS